In Carya illinoinensis cultivar Pawnee chromosome 6, C.illinoinensisPawnee_v1, whole genome shotgun sequence, a single genomic region encodes these proteins:
- the LOC122314217 gene encoding protein KTI12 homolog isoform X1 encodes MALVVICGQPCSGKSTAALFLSEALKDTESKLTVRIIDETSLHLDRNQSYANMTAEKNLRGVLRSEVDRSISKDNIIIVDSLNSIKGYRYELWCLARASGIRYCVLYCDVEETHCRKWNEERREKGEASYNEVIFEDLVRRFEKPDKRNRWDSPLFELGPYKDGVEKSSAAILDAVSYLTKKVDSKTHDVKVLQPTIATQNARFSEANSLYELDRATQEVTNAMVEAQSQALGGPLNGVSLGHGLPTINISRSVGLPELRRLRRTFIKLTGQTSLSGPPPPSDADSAKRMFVDYLNRELGTA; translated from the coding sequence ATGGCGTTAGTTGTAATCTGTGGGCAACCGTGCAGTGGGAAGTCCACAGCTGCCCTATTCCTATCTGAAGCTCTCAAAGATACAGAATCAAAGCTGACTGTTAGGATCATTGATGAAACTTCTCTTCATCTTGATCGCAATCAGAGTTATGCCAATATGACTGCTGAGAAGAACTTAAGAGGAGTGCTTAGGTCTGAAGTTGATAGATCAATCTCAaaagataatattataattgtagattCTTTGAATAGCATAAAGGGTTACAGGTATGAGTTGTGGTGTTTGGCTCGTGCTTCAGGAATAAGATACTGTGTGCTATATTGTGATGTGGAAGAAACCCATTGTAGAAAATGGAATGAAGAGCGAAGGGAAAAGGGAGAAGCTTCTTACAATGAGGTGATATTTGAAGATTTGGTAAGAAGGTTCGAGAAACCGGATAAAAGAAATCGATGGGATTCCCCTTTGTTTGAGTTAGGGCCATATAAAGATGGAGTAGAGAAATCTTCTGCTGCCATCTTGGATGCAGTTTCATATTTGACAAAGAAGGTGGACTCAAAAACACACGATGTAAAGGTTTTGCAGCCAACAATCGCGACACAAAATGCACGATTTTCAGAGGCAAATTCTCTATACGAGTTGGATAGAGCAACGCAGGAAGTCACTAATGCTATGGTGGAAGCACAATCACAGGCACTTGGAGGGCCTCTAAATGGGGTTTCTCTTGGCCATGGATTACCAACCATCAACATTTCAAGATCAGTTGGGTTGCCAGAACTACGTAGGCTGCGACGAACTTTTATTAAACTGACTGGACAGACAAGTTTAAGCGGGCCGCCGCCACCGTCTGATGCAGATAGTGCCAAGAGGATGTTTGTGGACTACTTGAACAGGGAACTAGGAACTGCTTGA
- the LOC122314217 gene encoding protein KTI12 homolog isoform X2 translates to MTAEKNLRGVLRSEVDRSISKDNIIIVDSLNSIKGYRYELWCLARASGIRYCVLYCDVEETHCRKWNEERREKGEASYNEVIFEDLVRRFEKPDKRNRWDSPLFELGPYKDGVEKSSAAILDAVSYLTKKVDSKTHDVKVLQPTIATQNARFSEANSLYELDRATQEVTNAMVEAQSQALGGPLNGVSLGHGLPTINISRSVGLPELRRLRRTFIKLTGQTSLSGPPPPSDADSAKRMFVDYLNRELGTA, encoded by the coding sequence ATGACTGCTGAGAAGAACTTAAGAGGAGTGCTTAGGTCTGAAGTTGATAGATCAATCTCAaaagataatattataattgtagattCTTTGAATAGCATAAAGGGTTACAGGTATGAGTTGTGGTGTTTGGCTCGTGCTTCAGGAATAAGATACTGTGTGCTATATTGTGATGTGGAAGAAACCCATTGTAGAAAATGGAATGAAGAGCGAAGGGAAAAGGGAGAAGCTTCTTACAATGAGGTGATATTTGAAGATTTGGTAAGAAGGTTCGAGAAACCGGATAAAAGAAATCGATGGGATTCCCCTTTGTTTGAGTTAGGGCCATATAAAGATGGAGTAGAGAAATCTTCTGCTGCCATCTTGGATGCAGTTTCATATTTGACAAAGAAGGTGGACTCAAAAACACACGATGTAAAGGTTTTGCAGCCAACAATCGCGACACAAAATGCACGATTTTCAGAGGCAAATTCTCTATACGAGTTGGATAGAGCAACGCAGGAAGTCACTAATGCTATGGTGGAAGCACAATCACAGGCACTTGGAGGGCCTCTAAATGGGGTTTCTCTTGGCCATGGATTACCAACCATCAACATTTCAAGATCAGTTGGGTTGCCAGAACTACGTAGGCTGCGACGAACTTTTATTAAACTGACTGGACAGACAAGTTTAAGCGGGCCGCCGCCACCGTCTGATGCAGATAGTGCCAAGAGGATGTTTGTGGACTACTTGAACAGGGAACTAGGAACTGCTTGA